A genome region from Cervus canadensis isolate Bull #8, Minnesota chromosome 10, ASM1932006v1, whole genome shotgun sequence includes the following:
- the ZCCHC3 gene encoding zinc finger CCHC domain-containing protein 3, whose product MATGGGAEEERKRGRPQLLGPARPSTRAEEAEGGREKMGWAQVVKNLAEKKGEFRESRPPRREEESGSGAGGGLAAPAGLAAPSLGDFPPAGRGDPKGRRRDPAGEVADSRKKKGAAEAGRRKKAEAAAMATPARPDAAEDAADRPPLDEQATAAGPAAGPGKGRFLVRICFQGDEGACPTRDFVVGALILRSIGMDPSDIYAVIQIPGSREFDVSFRSAEKLALFLRVYEEKREQEDCWENFVVLGRSKSSLKTLFILFRNETVDVEDIVTWLKRHCDVLAVPVKVTDRFGIWTGEYKCEIELRQGEGGVRHLPGAFFLGAERGYSWYKGQPKTCFKCGSRTHMSGSCTQDRCFRCGEEGHLSPYCRKGIVCNLCGKRGHAFAQCPKAVHNSVGAQLTGVAGH is encoded by the coding sequence ATGGCCACCGGCGGCGGCgcggaggaggagaggaagcggGGGCGGCCGCAGCTCCTGGGCCCCGCGCGCCCGTCGACCAGAGCCGAGGAGGCCGAGGGCGGCCGCGAGAAGATGGGCTGGGCccaagtggtgaagaacctgGCCGAGAAGAAAGGCGAGTTCCGTGAGTCGCGGCCGCCGCGGCGGGAGGAAGAGAGCGGCAGCGGCGCGGGAGGCGGACTCGCCGCTCCCGCGGGTCTGGCGGCGCCGAGTCTCGGCGACTTCCCCCCAGCCGGCCGCGGGGACCCGAAGGGCCGCCGGAGAGACCCAGCCGGAGAGGTGGCGGACTCCCGCAAGAAAAAGGGTGCAGCCGAGGCGGGCAGGAGGAAGAAGGCTGAGGCGGCAGCCATGGCGACCCCGGCGAGGCCCGACGCGGCCGAGGACGCAGCCGACCGGCCCCCCCTTGACGAGCAGGCTACGGCGGCTGGCCCCGCTGCAGGCCCTGGTAAGGGCCGCTTCCTCGTGCGCATCTGTTTCCAGGGAGACGAGGGCGCCTGCCCAACCAGGGACTTCGTAGTGGGCGCGCTCATCTTGCGCTCCATCGGCATGGACCCGAGCGACATCTACGCAGTCATTCAGATCCCAGGCAGCCGCGAGTTCGACGTGAGCTTCCGTTCGGCGGAGAAGCTAGCCCTGTTCCTGCGCGTCTACGAGGAGAAGCGCGAGCAGGAGGACTGCTGGGAGAACTTTGTGGTGCTGGGGCGGAGCAAGTCCAGCTTGAAGACGCTCTTCATTCTCTTCCGGAACGAGACGGTGGACGTGGAGGACATAGTGACCTGGCTCAAACGCCACTGCGATGTGCTGGCCGTGCCCGTGAAAGTGACCGACAGGTTTGGGATCTGGACCGGGGAGTACAAGTGCGAGATCGAGCTGCGCCAGGGGGAGGGAGGAGTCAGGCACCTGCCGGGAGCCTTTTTCCTGGGGGCCGAGAGGGGCTACAGCTGGTACAAGGGGCAGCCCAAGACGTGCTTTAAATGTGGTTCCCGGACCCACATGAGCGGCAGCTGCACACAGGACAGGTGCTTCAGGTGCGGGGAGGAGGGGCACCTGAGCCCTTACTGCCGGAAGGGCATCGTGTGTAACCTCTGTGGCAAGCGAGGACACGCCTTTGCCCAGTGTCCCAAAGCGGTTCACAATTCCGTGGGAGCTCAGCTAACCGGCGTGGCCGGGCACTGA